In Subdoligranulum variabile, the genomic stretch TCCTCTGTCTGTTCTGTGTTATCTGCTGCAGACTCCGGCTGCTGTGTGGTCGAACTGTCTCCAGTTTCCTGTTCTTCCACCGGCACCGCTGCCAAGTCATCGACCTGGTCAGGCGCCGTTCCTCCGCTTTCAGACTGCGCAGTCGGCGCAGCCATCTCCTCTGCCAGCGTAGCATAAGGTGCACACTGCAATACAAGCAGTGTGGCCATGATGCCAGCCAGCATTCGTTTGAATCTGTGCATGATCATCAAGCCTCCTCTGATCTTTTGGTCTCGCTGTATTCATTCCTCAGTTTTACAACGAATTGCACCAAACGTCTCTATTATAACGCTCGTTATAGAGTAAATCAAGCGAGAATAGACTCGATTTTTCAAAAGTTTTCTCATTTTTACGCGTTTCTTATAAACAACTATAAGAATATTCTGTATTATTATGTTTGTCATCGCTTCCTTGGTCTGTATCTCTCCTCGCATTTTCCTTTCCTCCCTTGCGCCGATCCATCGCAGAGATTTTTCTTGACATTTTCATTTTCCTTGTGCTAAACTATTGGTAATTACTGGTAGTCGTCTGAAGAAACGCAGCGGACAAAAGGTTGTCCGCTGCGTTTCTTTTTTTGCGCTCCGGTAATGCGAGTAGTATAAAGGAGAAGAGAAAGTATGCCCCAAACCAAATTTCAGAATGTTGTCTACACCATCATCATGGCCCTGATCATGGTCTACGGTATGATCTGCTACAACGTAGCCCTGAACACCAACGGCGTCACCAACGCCACCTTCGTCATGGCCCTGCATGAGCTGCCCATCATGATGCCCATCGCCGCCATCCTGGAGTTCTTCATCGTGGAAAAGCTGGCCACCAAGCTGGCCTTCACCGTGGCGCGTCCCACCGACCGTCCCCAGATCATCACCTACGCCATCTCCACCATGATCGTCTGCCTGATGTGCCCCACCATGAGCCTGATCGCCACCCTGCTGTTCAAGACCCCCAGCTTCGGCACCTGGATCCAGACCTGGGGCATGAACATGCCCATGGCGCTGATCTGGCAGCTGCTGTTTGCCGGCCCTCTGACCCGCCTGATCTTCCGCAACCTGTTCCGCAAACAGCTGGCCGCTTCCGCTGCCGCCCAGGACAACCACTAAACGTAAAGACGCTGCCTGCGGGCGGCGTCTTTTTTTGTGTTTGGGAGAGATTTTTTCCGTTTGCTCTTGACATTCCCGCCGTACAGCGTACAATAGAGGCGAAAATAAGTTTACTTATAGTAAGGAGACTCACCATGGAGAGCCTGCATTACCTGCTGATGAAAACCAACGCCCTGTTCCATAAGCGGGTCATGAGCGAGATGGGCAAGATCGGTCTGACCCCCGGCCAGCCCAAGGTACTGGAATACCTGATCCGGTACGGGGAGGCCGACCAGAAGACCATCGCCGCCTACTGTGAGATCGAACCCGCCACCGTGGGCAGCATTCTGTCCCGCATGGAGGAGGGCGGACTGATCCTGCGGCGGCAGAAGGCCGGCAACCGGCGCTCGCTGTATGTTTCGCTGACCGAAAAAGGGCGGGAGGACGCCCAGCGGGTGGAGACCGCCTTCCGCGCGGTGGAAGAGGAAGCAGCCGGGGAACTCTCCCCCGCCGAGCAGCAGACTCTGCAGGAACTCCTGAGCAGGCTGTACGCCAACCTGCAATCCAACAGCCAAAAGGAGAAGGAATCATCATGACGGAAATCCGTAAATATTCTGCCGCTTCGCTGTGCAAGCGCATCGGCATGCTCTGTCTGGGGCTGATCACCATGGCCTTCGGCGTGGCCTTTTCCATCACCGCGGCCCTGGGGACCTCCCCCATCTCCAGCGTTCCCTATGTAACGGGGGCCATCTCGGGGCTGAGCGTTGGCACCACCACCATCATCATGAACGCCCTGTTCGTGCTCATCCAGATCGCCATCCTGCGCCGCCGCTACCAGTGGTTCCAGCTGCTCCAGCTGCCGGCGGCCATCCTCTTCGGCACCACCATCGACGTGGCCTCCTGGCTCATCCGCGGCATCGTGCCGGGCGCCTACTGGCAGCAGTGGCTGCTCTGCCTGCTGGGCATCTTCCTGGTGGCGCTGGGCGTCAGCATGGAAGTGGTGGCCCGGCTGATCGTCACCGCCGGCGAGGGCATCGTGCTGGCCATCTGCCAGGTAGCCCCCGTGAAGTTCGGCAACATGAAGATGACCTTCGACCTGACCCTGGTGGCCCTTTCCATCCTCCTGTCCTTTACCTTCCTGGGGCATCTGGACGGCGTGCGGGAAGGCACCATTGCCGCCGCCGTGCTGGTGGGCCAGCTGACCAAGCTGCTGCTCCACCCCATGGAAGCCTTTGAAAAAGCCTGTCTGAACTGAATTTACATACCATCAAAAATGGCCATGCGGTGATTGCCCGCATGGCCATTTTATATTGTGCATGAGACAGAGAAACGCTGTTGCGTGCAGTAAGTTCTTACCTTGAGCGCAACAGAGAAAGAGCGCCGGAACTCCTTGCAGAGTTCCGGCGCTCTTTAGCAATCAGGGATTACCGAATGGAATCAGTCCTTCTTGCGTTTGCGGATCACAAACAGTGCCACAAAGGCAGCCGCTGCAGCAGCCGCAACACCGCCCAGCAGACCGACCGGCATTTCGTCACCCGTCTGCGGAATCACCGCCGCAGCCTGAGGCTGTGCAGGGGCCGCATTGTTGGTCACGTTGACCGTGGTCGTGGTGGTATTGTTGTTTGTGGTGGTGGTGTCGTTGTCGTCACCATCATCCGTGGAAGGCGTCGGCTGATTCTTTGCACCATCCCACAGCAGAACATAGGGAGAGAAGCTGTCGGTCTGGAAAGAAATTCCATACTGATCAGTCTCAACCGTCATCAGCTCGGTCTCTGCCGATTCAATACCACTTTCTACCTCGTCCAGCGCAATTTCTCGATCCAGATCTTTGAAATGGACAAGATAGAATTTGGTGTTCTCATCAGTTCCCTCCGGATACGGCCAGTAAACAGTAACATTCTGGTTCGTAGTCAGCCAGGCGTTGCCATTATTTGCGTCCACCAAATCCAGATACTTGGCTTCACTCTTCATGTCGCTGAAGGTTTTTCCAACATCCTTGGCTGCACTGTCGACCAACATCTTCTCAAAGTCAGTGTTTTCAGTGCCTGCAATATCATCAAAGAGAAGCGATACAGAATTCGGATCAGCCTTGACTTCGTAAGCTGTTTCACCAATCTTATCAGATTCATTGATGGCAAAATCCTTTGCCTCATTTCCCTTCAGATCTTTCAGAACCACATAAGCCTTGTCAGAATCATGCTCAACCGTAATATCCGTCAGAGCTTTAGTCACGACTTGATCCTGTTCACCCACAACATAGCGAACCGTCAAGGTTGCGGATTCGGTACCAGCCACACCAGTCGTATGATTGTAAAACTCCTTGTTTTGTTGATTTACATCTTTTCCTGTAATATTGAAGGTCATCTTCAGATCTTCGGGGTCAATACCTTCACCAGCAATTTCCATCTGATAGGTATCAAACAAGGAATCCGAAATCTCGAATTCATCAGATCCGGTAGCTTGCTGATTGTCTTTGGTGACCTTAATACGAATCTTTGCACCATTATCGCCGTCAGGTACGATCTTGTAAATGAAGCGACCTTCTGATTTTCCGTTTCCATCTTCAATGAATCCGACAGATTCATTATCTTTCGTACCGGTACCGTACCGCTCCAACTTCCATTTGTAGTCTT encodes the following:
- a CDS encoding MarR family winged helix-turn-helix transcriptional regulator, which translates into the protein MESLHYLLMKTNALFHKRVMSEMGKIGLTPGQPKVLEYLIRYGEADQKTIAAYCEIEPATVGSILSRMEEGGLILRRQKAGNRRSLYVSLTEKGREDAQRVETAFRAVEEEAAGELSPAEQQTLQELLSRLYANLQSNSQKEKESS
- a CDS encoding YczE/YyaS/YitT family protein, which gives rise to MTEIRKYSAASLCKRIGMLCLGLITMAFGVAFSITAALGTSPISSVPYVTGAISGLSVGTTTIIMNALFVLIQIAILRRRYQWFQLLQLPAAILFGTTIDVASWLIRGIVPGAYWQQWLLCLLGIFLVALGVSMEVVARLIVTAGEGIVLAICQVAPVKFGNMKMTFDLTLVALSILLSFTFLGHLDGVREGTIAAAVLVGQLTKLLLHPMEAFEKACLN